In Pseudobacter ginsenosidimutans, the following are encoded in one genomic region:
- a CDS encoding PKD domain-containing protein, protein MIPYKPLIVLIVLLCIVKGLAAQVSDTIPPEIEPAIDSNQVKLNAVLRPLRQIAGAPAAFYTYFWEFGDGTYSFEKNPVHHYKDTGDYAIRLFATNNYDDGKKPPTRLRRVKVEKKKSMLAMNNLPSFFSGNGSLEIRANQQPKPGEDMVLLLGYRNKPGAPVSSVSGSVMLLYNEKQFTQSGFDIADTRTYHNESTIGFDSLIAMAPQDPSTFMAGDADGAGLFSVSGDAYDPLAGKKELIAWLKQESAEFRQNKIWRIQDVKPGEEKFMFVTINTLPEMIKDTNAVVTIAGLFIPDDPSMEPERFNLELQIVASHDPNKLQLKKRRLNYRFTTRNRDNTYKVRFQNTGKGPAKRIAVTVTLPGMLNAATLQVVDMKPACVWCATAYPNQSCIDTLVTKDSIQFIFKNIYLPGTQQDGVNDPDSTMGYIKYVLNFNKGMKKLPFVSRASIVFDKNEPIITNRSVGRFRKGLSPGIMVGYNMALGDNISDIPKENYTIGFTLSEYSPWKPYLQWELYLQPSRKQQTFISRSLGRDTMYNGVGHKVDYKDLYKRVQVFGIEAVPIQVRYNWKSWIGTGAGLLVSGELSRKTSDYEEASLLPPNGQSSFLVSGEKNSKTESFSEWRGALFADLQLGMVRVGPALGVRFLHYINPSQQRVYFFATWRL, encoded by the coding sequence ATGATCCCATACAAACCCTTAATAGTATTGATCGTATTGCTCTGTATAGTGAAAGGACTGGCTGCGCAGGTGAGCGATACAATCCCCCCGGAAATTGAACCGGCCATAGACAGCAACCAGGTAAAACTGAATGCTGTGCTTCGTCCGCTCCGCCAGATCGCAGGCGCACCCGCAGCTTTTTACACTTATTTCTGGGAATTCGGAGATGGTACTTACTCCTTCGAGAAAAATCCTGTACATCATTATAAGGACACCGGCGATTATGCCATTCGCCTCTTTGCCACCAATAATTATGATGATGGCAAGAAGCCGCCCACAAGACTCCGTCGTGTAAAAGTGGAAAAAAAGAAATCGATGCTGGCCATGAACAACCTGCCATCCTTTTTTTCCGGCAATGGTTCCCTCGAGATCCGCGCCAATCAACAACCGAAGCCCGGAGAGGATATGGTGCTGCTGCTTGGGTACCGCAACAAACCAGGCGCACCAGTAAGTTCCGTCAGCGGCTCCGTGATGCTGCTCTACAACGAAAAACAATTCACTCAAAGCGGATTCGATATTGCCGATACACGCACCTATCACAATGAATCCACCATCGGTTTCGATTCCCTCATCGCCATGGCGCCTCAGGACCCCTCTACCTTTATGGCAGGAGATGCAGACGGGGCAGGACTTTTCAGCGTCAGTGGAGATGCGTATGATCCGCTTGCAGGGAAAAAGGAACTGATCGCCTGGCTGAAACAGGAGTCTGCAGAATTCCGCCAGAACAAGATCTGGCGCATCCAGGATGTAAAACCGGGAGAAGAGAAGTTCATGTTCGTGACCATCAACACACTCCCGGAGATGATCAAAGACACCAACGCGGTGGTCACCATCGCAGGGCTCTTCATTCCCGATGATCCTTCGATGGAACCCGAACGCTTCAACCTGGAATTGCAGATCGTGGCCTCGCATGATCCCAATAAACTGCAATTGAAGAAAAGAAGACTGAATTACCGCTTCACCACCCGCAACCGCGATAACACGTATAAGGTCCGTTTCCAGAACACAGGAAAAGGCCCGGCAAAACGAATAGCCGTTACTGTTACATTGCCAGGTATGCTCAATGCAGCCACCCTCCAGGTGGTGGACATGAAACCCGCCTGTGTCTGGTGCGCCACTGCCTATCCCAACCAAAGCTGCATCGATACACTAGTGACGAAGGACAGTATCCAGTTCATCTTCAAAAATATTTACCTGCCCGGAACACAACAGGATGGTGTAAACGATCCTGATTCCACTATGGGATATATAAAATATGTGCTCAATTTCAACAAGGGGATGAAGAAGCTGCCCTTCGTAAGCCGCGCTTCCATTGTGTTTGATAAGAACGAGCCCATCATTACCAATCGCTCCGTCGGCAGGTTCCGGAAGGGATTGTCGCCAGGGATCATGGTCGGATACAATATGGCGCTGGGTGATAATATTTCAGACATCCCCAAAGAGAATTACACAATTGGTTTTACCCTTTCCGAATATTCTCCCTGGAAGCCTTACCTGCAATGGGAACTGTACCTGCAACCTTCGCGAAAGCAACAGACTTTTATTTCGAGAAGCCTTGGCAGGGACACGATGTACAATGGGGTGGGTCATAAAGTGGACTACAAGGATCTCTACAAAAGGGTACAGGTGTTTGGCATCGAAGCTGTGCCCATACAGGTCCGGTACAACTGGAAATCCTGGATCGGAACCGGCGCCGGATTACTGGTGTCGGGAGAACTGAGCCGCAAGACCTCCGATTATGAAGAAGCGTCTTTATTGCCGCCGAACGGACAAAGCAGTTTCCTGGTGTCCGGGGAAAAAAACAGCAAAACTGAATCTTTTTCCGAATGGCGAGGAGCGTTGTTTGCAGACCTGCAACTGGGGATGGTGCGTGTGGGACCTGCGCTGGGCGTACGTTTCCTTCATTATATAAACCCTTCTCAGCAACGGGTTTACTTTTTTGCCACCTGGCGGCTCTGA
- a CDS encoding RNA polymerase sigma factor has product MTHPDQRYVEALLHNDTLIVKEIYQKFSGNIRRYIVANSGSEDDAADIMQEAMIDIYKQASTQGLTLTCPFEPYLLLICKRKWLNQLKKSGRNPVTKELDDVSMGEDVFALAEQMKLQDSRMQVFLDCFKTLGDSCREILRRCLGGGDQETIAAELKISYGYLRKKKTECMSTLTKNIQSQLSKWH; this is encoded by the coding sequence ATGACCCATCCAGACCAGCGCTATGTGGAAGCGTTACTCCATAATGATACACTTATTGTAAAGGAGATCTACCAGAAATTCTCTGGCAATATCCGCCGCTATATCGTTGCCAACAGCGGCTCGGAAGACGATGCAGCCGATATCATGCAGGAAGCCATGATCGATATCTATAAACAGGCCAGCACACAGGGGCTCACACTCACCTGCCCATTCGAACCCTACCTATTGCTGATCTGCAAACGCAAATGGCTCAATCAACTGAAAAAATCCGGCCGTAACCCGGTAACAAAAGAGCTGGACGATGTATCTATGGGTGAAGATGTTTTTGCATTGGCGGAGCAAATGAAATTGCAGGACAGCCGGATGCAGGTATTCCTGGATTGTTTCAAAACCCTGGGTGACAGCTGCCGGGAGATCCTGCGCAGATGCCTCGGTGGCGGCGACCAGGAGACCATCGCAGCAGAACTCAAAATAAGTTATGGCTATCTGCGCAAGAAAAAAACAGAATGCATGAGCACCCTCACCAAAAACATCCAATCACAATTATCCAAATGGCATTGA
- a CDS encoding CBS domain-containing protein codes for MNKKVTDILLRKGSNITTVNPGTSVLEALQIMADQNIGSVLVMDNGQYLGIMTERDYSRKIILKGKSSTDTTVKDIMSSDFPRVTAADSIDYCMQLMSDKNIRYLPVFELEQVIGIISINDVVKETILSHEETITQLKDYLHSSR; via the coding sequence ATGAACAAAAAAGTAACCGACATCTTACTCAGGAAGGGCAGTAACATCACAACCGTTAACCCCGGTACTTCTGTGTTGGAAGCATTGCAGATCATGGCAGACCAGAACATCGGTTCTGTGCTGGTAATGGATAATGGACAATACCTTGGCATCATGACAGAACGTGACTATTCCCGTAAGATCATTCTGAAAGGAAAGTCATCTACCGATACCACTGTGAAAGATATTATGTCATCCGATTTTCCCAGGGTGACCGCTGCTGATTCCATCGATTATTGCATGCAGTTGATGTCCGACAAAAATATCCGGTACCTTCCTGTGTTCGAGCTTGAACAGGTAATCGGTATTATTTCCATCAATGATGTGGTGAAAGAAACCATCCTTTCACATGAGGAGACGATCACACAATTGAAAGATTACCTGCACAGCAGCCGATAA
- a CDS encoding glycosyl hydrolase family 28-related protein, which yields MESELGYLPAAWFGVAGDGITENTAAFNKIKANVKHNLVQFSFPKGSDILFNGSIDFLYAKTFRVMPGVRFTGDGNLIQVIFDAGYTQEIFGPVMDVLYPRSVTGMVSVKWYGCKGDGVTNDNSAMVRAIGVANSRFMDIFVPAGSYLLTGSDINVYGAYSKNLFLKAVQNLLARF from the coding sequence GTGGAAAGCGAACTTGGTTACCTTCCAGCAGCCTGGTTTGGCGTAGCAGGTGATGGCATTACCGAGAATACCGCGGCATTCAACAAGATCAAGGCTAATGTCAAACATAATCTCGTTCAATTTAGTTTCCCAAAAGGTTCGGACATACTCTTTAATGGTTCGATCGATTTTTTATATGCAAAGACTTTCCGGGTCATGCCGGGAGTTAGATTTACCGGAGACGGCAATCTGATACAGGTAATCTTTGATGCAGGATATACACAGGAAATTTTTGGCCCCGTAATGGATGTATTGTATCCAAGATCTGTAACCGGCATGGTTTCAGTAAAATGGTATGGCTGTAAGGGCGATGGAGTAACAAACGACAACAGTGCAATGGTAAGGGCAATCGGAGTAGCTAATTCCCGATTCATGGATATTTTCGTTCCTGCCGGCAGTTACCTCTTAACAGGGTCTGATATTAATGTATATGGGGCCTACTCCAAAAATTTATTTTTGAAAGCGGTGCAAAATTTACTGGCACGGTTCTGA
- a CDS encoding glycosyl hydrolase family 28-related protein — translation MFSVRWYGALGNDSNNDTEAVNKANLVLAERGKLYFPRGIYRLDGALINNEVVGDGRTTTLKAWDSNTQVVFKVGRHIVSTDTGLRSIENFVVDGSNVAIGLQFNNGGVNDMYAGRWRFRDIVFSQCIRSIDKPTGNSMNIFDGCAFIGSASTDYHYYAQDLPAMHAGLDKFFNCRFFGSRKAAAYINDTEGGGTRFQDCVFEYNYGFTIFIKKGGVKHHVLPVVIDNCWMEGNASGSVNGFPVDINGEIFTTPFDYYFEECNAVKLQNTTMCRIKLVKSAVFADTVSYGYQPGKVVEKDADSLFVEKTKFGWNMTDSGAYLEDKIAYASETGGARFRSTFPAGFTGKNIPGVLFAHKLDTLSGFTHGGAFDMSLQQDGELTNSCIEISNVTASGYITPTAYTPTVGKYIVAAIGMKLISGPQAYMIDNNSSILLAQTSTIGQWEYFYTILKLQGAGTRTLYVDAARNAGSTFRISCLMYVEFNTHQAAVEFVKKNIFPGPLTFQNSIRTVTANYSPVPDDETILVNTNSGNVTISYNTTMNTKIRNIVNIGTSGNQVTVLPSSGTINGSPSAVIADGLSLRLQSNLTDIYSF, via the coding sequence CTGTTCTCTGTTAGATGGTATGGAGCATTGGGAAATGACTCCAACAACGATACAGAGGCTGTAAACAAAGCAAATCTTGTTCTGGCAGAAAGAGGAAAGCTTTATTTTCCCAGAGGTATATACAGGCTCGATGGAGCATTGATCAACAATGAAGTAGTGGGAGATGGAAGAACAACCACGCTGAAAGCCTGGGACTCCAACACGCAGGTGGTTTTTAAAGTAGGACGACATATAGTAAGTACAGACACGGGCCTTAGAAGCATCGAAAATTTTGTTGTAGATGGAAGCAACGTTGCAATAGGCCTGCAGTTTAATAATGGCGGAGTCAATGATATGTACGCAGGCAGGTGGAGATTCAGAGATATTGTATTTTCACAATGTATACGGTCAATAGACAAGCCTACAGGCAATAGTATGAACATTTTCGATGGCTGTGCTTTCATAGGTTCTGCTTCCACAGATTATCACTACTATGCCCAGGACCTACCGGCCATGCATGCAGGCCTTGACAAATTCTTCAACTGCCGCTTTTTTGGTTCAAGGAAAGCCGCTGCATACATTAATGATACTGAGGGAGGCGGCACCCGATTCCAGGATTGTGTATTTGAATACAATTATGGATTTACCATTTTCATTAAGAAAGGAGGAGTCAAGCACCATGTATTACCTGTGGTGATAGATAATTGCTGGATGGAAGGTAATGCCTCAGGAAGTGTCAACGGCTTTCCTGTAGATATTAACGGAGAAATTTTCACCACCCCCTTCGATTATTATTTTGAAGAATGTAATGCAGTGAAATTACAGAACACTACAATGTGCCGGATTAAACTGGTAAAGAGCGCCGTGTTTGCAGATACTGTTTCATATGGTTATCAACCTGGCAAAGTTGTTGAAAAAGATGCAGACAGTCTCTTTGTTGAAAAAACAAAATTTGGCTGGAACATGACAGATAGCGGAGCTTATCTTGAAGACAAGATCGCTTATGCCTCAGAAACGGGAGGGGCAAGGTTTCGAAGTACATTCCCTGCCGGATTCACTGGAAAAAATATACCGGGAGTACTATTTGCACATAAGCTGGACACTCTAAGCGGCTTCACTCATGGAGGAGCTTTCGACATGAGTCTGCAACAGGATGGCGAGTTGACAAATTCCTGTATAGAGATATCAAATGTTACAGCCAGTGGATACATCACTCCAACTGCCTATACACCAACAGTAGGGAAATATATTGTTGCAGCCATTGGCATGAAACTTATTTCCGGCCCACAAGCATATATGATAGATAATAATTCCAGCATACTACTGGCTCAAACCAGCACAATCGGGCAATGGGAGTATTTTTATACAATTCTCAAACTACAGGGAGCAGGGACCAGAACACTGTATGTTGACGCCGCGAGAAATGCTGGCAGCACATTTCGTATTTCATGTCTGATGTATGTGGAGTTCAACACACACCAGGCAGCAGTCGAGTTTGTGAAGAAAAACATTTTTCCAGGACCTCTTACTTTCCAAAACAGTATACGAACAGTCACTGCCAATTATAGTCCTGTCCCGGATGACGAAACAATACTGGTTAACACCAATTCAGGCAATGTAACTATTAGCTATAATACCACGATGAACACCAAGATTCGAAATATAGTAAATATCGGTACATCTGGTAATCAGGTAACAGTCCTGCCTTCATCCGGTACTATCAATGGCAGCCCCAGTGCTGTTATTGCAGATGGCTTATCACTTAGATTGCAAAGCAATCTCACCGATATCTATTCCTTTTGA
- a CDS encoding TlpA family protein disulfide reductase, translating into MKAFHLAFCIPFLVNAASANTPLSPQADGFTVSINLKGLPDGTRLYLIAKKDADLEKPGSKYRDTIAVTTASGEKASFSKAIVYEGKLFILTIEGKNSSASLLICNKEKISVRGAMEEWPKVKVSGSRGTVQMTDFQTYLSNKIMNQKGAAISTGITKYATAHPDNLYLPLILLQSASMTSEEKKIAFEKLSPVAREGYYGQLLSNAIYNKKLSEPLREGALIPEFRIRMLDGDTVSIREIAKKNKLTLIDYWGTWCGPCVGEFPFLREVYAKFKDKGFSILGITQNEQEQGWRKAIDNHGINWQHGADEVDDAMHRVFRLNSIPAYTLIDQEGKVIAFIANGSKASEPFGPPIWQKGLITTLEGLLK; encoded by the coding sequence ATGAAAGCATTTCATTTGGCCTTTTGCATTCCTTTCCTGGTGAATGCGGCATCCGCAAATACCCCGCTTTCTCCGCAGGCGGATGGGTTTACTGTTTCCATCAACCTGAAAGGTCTTCCGGATGGAACAAGATTATACCTGATTGCCAAAAAAGATGCAGACCTGGAAAAACCGGGATCAAAATACAGGGATACAATTGCCGTAACAACCGCCAGTGGTGAAAAAGCAAGCTTCAGCAAGGCGATCGTCTACGAAGGGAAATTATTCATTCTCACTATCGAAGGAAAAAATAGCTCAGCTTCGCTCCTGATCTGCAACAAGGAAAAGATCAGTGTTCGTGGCGCCATGGAGGAATGGCCCAAAGTAAAAGTGAGCGGCTCCAGGGGCACTGTGCAGATGACGGATTTTCAAACCTATCTTTCAAACAAAATCATGAATCAAAAAGGGGCTGCCATCAGCACCGGCATTACCAAATATGCCACCGCACATCCTGATAATCTTTATCTCCCGCTGATCCTGTTGCAGAGCGCCAGCATGACCAGTGAGGAAAAGAAGATCGCATTTGAGAAACTGTCTCCGGTTGCACGTGAGGGTTATTATGGTCAGCTGCTTTCCAATGCCATCTATAATAAAAAACTTTCCGAGCCTTTGCGTGAAGGGGCTTTGATCCCCGAGTTCAGGATAAGGATGCTGGATGGCGATACTGTTTCCATCAGGGAAATTGCAAAAAAGAACAAACTGACACTGATCGATTACTGGGGAACCTGGTGTGGTCCATGTGTTGGCGAATTCCCTTTTCTCAGGGAAGTATATGCGAAATTCAAAGACAAAGGTTTCAGCATTCTTGGAATTACTCAAAATGAGCAGGAGCAGGGCTGGCGCAAGGCCATCGATAACCATGGCATCAACTGGCAGCATGGCGCGGATGAGGTGGATGATGCTATGCACAGAGTGTTCAGGTTGAACAGCATTCCTGCTTATACATTGATAGATCAGGAAGGGAAAGTGATTGCATTCATAGCCAATGGATCGAAAGCTTCAGAGCCTTTCGGACCTCCGATCTGGCAGAAAGGTTTGATCACAACGCTGGAAGGGTTATTGAAGTAG
- a CDS encoding endonuclease MutS2, giving the protein MKFFPGSALVQLEFDKVKALLVEHCKSVYAKEKAEELRIHTRKEFIELELRQSHEYKLIVQHGQYFPNDHVLNLNRDLKLLGIPGAVLTGDQFMQVRKLADSMQSIFRWFDNDRRLAYPALSKVIAETYFEKTILTMIDEVLDESGVVKDDASEELANIRLSLYRRRNELRRMFDRIVKNLGKQGYVADIEEAFLNGRRVVAVFAEQKRQVKGILHGESDTRKTAFIEPEETIELNNDIFALENEESREVYRILRELTARVSVYAALLRTYHDILGEYDFIRAKARLAVDVNGNFPLLSDKSVIKLVDAYHPLLYLYNIRAQKPTIPTNIYLNEKDRILVISGPNAGGKTVTMKTAGLLQIMIQAGLLVPVHPTSEFGIFKQMMIHIGDTQSLEFELSTYSSHLKHMKHMIENANGRTLFFIDELGSGSDPNLGGSFAEVIMEELVKKHALGIVTTHYLNLKVMGNKTPGIVNGAMAFDEVNLLPLYKLIIGKPGSSYTFSIAERIGLSPELIARARKLVDEDHFRLDKLLNRTEQDLREVEKKEKELNKALRENERMRKEMEALMNKERHHQQVELLKHQNKITEDRIAYLKDMERKLKQIVLDWRKTEVTEDRKELIKQLQILLFKQNQQHANEKVKKKIGSKYDQVGGEIVVGNKVLMKKNHQVGEVKEIRGKKAVVQLGLMPITVDLSDLVVVAEKEGSEELKTKK; this is encoded by the coding sequence ATGAAGTTTTTCCCCGGGTCCGCCCTGGTGCAGCTGGAGTTCGATAAAGTGAAGGCTTTGCTGGTAGAACATTGCAAGAGTGTGTATGCCAAAGAGAAAGCAGAGGAACTCCGCATACATACCCGAAAAGAATTTATAGAGCTGGAACTCCGGCAGAGTCATGAATACAAACTGATTGTTCAACACGGACAATATTTTCCCAACGATCATGTACTGAACCTGAACCGCGATCTCAAGTTGCTGGGCATTCCCGGCGCTGTGCTCACGGGCGACCAGTTTATGCAGGTACGCAAGCTGGCAGACAGCATGCAATCCATTTTTCGCTGGTTCGATAATGATCGCCGCCTGGCATACCCGGCCCTCAGTAAAGTGATTGCCGAAACCTATTTCGAGAAGACCATCCTCACCATGATCGATGAAGTGCTGGACGAATCCGGTGTGGTGAAGGACGATGCCTCCGAAGAGCTTGCCAATATCCGTCTCAGCCTCTACAGGCGCCGCAATGAGCTGCGCCGCATGTTCGATCGTATCGTCAAGAATCTCGGCAAACAGGGATATGTAGCCGATATCGAAGAAGCTTTCCTCAACGGAAGAAGGGTAGTGGCTGTATTTGCAGAACAGAAAAGACAAGTGAAAGGTATCCTTCATGGTGAAAGCGATACCCGAAAAACAGCTTTCATCGAGCCCGAAGAAACCATCGAGCTCAACAACGATATTTTCGCACTCGAAAATGAAGAAAGTCGTGAAGTATACCGCATCCTCCGCGAGCTCACCGCCCGCGTTTCCGTATATGCGGCACTGTTACGTACCTATCACGATATCCTTGGCGAATACGATTTCATTCGCGCCAAAGCCAGGCTGGCAGTAGATGTGAACGGGAATTTCCCGCTGCTGTCAGACAAGAGCGTGATCAAACTGGTAGACGCTTACCACCCTTTGCTCTACCTGTACAATATCCGCGCGCAGAAACCTACTATCCCCACCAATATCTATCTTAACGAAAAAGACAGGATCCTGGTGATCTCCGGTCCAAACGCCGGTGGTAAGACTGTTACCATGAAAACTGCAGGGCTGCTGCAGATCATGATACAGGCAGGCCTGCTGGTGCCGGTTCATCCAACTTCCGAGTTCGGCATCTTCAAACAGATGATGATCCATATCGGGGATACGCAGAGCCTGGAATTCGAATTGAGTACTTACAGCTCGCATCTCAAGCATATGAAGCATATGATCGAGAATGCGAATGGGAGAACCCTGTTCTTCATCGATGAGCTGGGAAGCGGCTCGGATCCCAATCTCGGCGGCTCTTTCGCGGAAGTGATCATGGAGGAACTGGTGAAGAAACATGCACTGGGCATCGTTACCACGCATTATCTCAACCTGAAGGTGATGGGCAATAAAACACCCGGCATCGTCAACGGCGCAATGGCCTTTGATGAAGTGAACCTTCTGCCTTTGTATAAACTCATTATCGGTAAACCCGGTAGTTCCTATACTTTCTCTATCGCGGAAAGGATCGGGCTTTCACCTGAACTGATCGCGCGGGCGCGCAAACTGGTGGATGAAGATCATTTCAGGCTGGATAAACTGCTCAACAGAACGGAACAGGACCTCCGCGAAGTGGAAAAGAAAGAGAAAGAGCTCAATAAGGCGCTGAGAGAAAATGAACGCATGCGCAAGGAAATGGAAGCCCTGATGAATAAGGAACGACACCATCAGCAGGTGGAATTGCTGAAGCATCAGAACAAGATCACGGAAGACAGGATCGCTTATCTGAAAGACATGGAGCGCAAGCTCAAACAGATCGTACTGGACTGGCGCAAGACGGAAGTAACTGAAGACAGGAAAGAACTGATCAAACAATTACAGATCCTGCTCTTCAAACAGAACCAGCAACACGCCAATGAAAAAGTGAAAAAGAAGATCGGTTCCAAATACGATCAGGTGGGAGGCGAAATTGTAGTTGGTAACAAAGTACTGATGAAGAAGAACCACCAGGTGGGTGAAGTGAAGGAGATCCGCGGAAAGAAAGCCGTAGTGCAATTAGGGTTGATGCCAATCACGGTCGACCTGAGTGATCTGGTAGTTGTTGCAGAAAAAGAAGGGAGTGAAGAATTGAAAACAAAAAAGTGA
- the msrA gene encoding peptide-methionine (S)-S-oxide reductase MsrA, translated as MKLMFTQALVSITLWSCALKENPQKNMSNDLTGNSLTSSTTTTRDTDTATLGTGCFWCTEAVFQQLKGVLKVTSGYSGGNEVNPTYKDVSTGTTGHAEVIQVVYDPAEITFDELLEVFWQTHDPTTLNRQGNDVGPQYRSAIFYHNAEQKAKAEKYKKELGESGAFEKPIVTEISPYTAFYKAEDYHQDYYNNNGSQPYCYYVIRPKLEKFQKVFKNKIRH; from the coding sequence ATGAAACTGATGTTTACACAGGCTCTCGTGTCTATTACGCTCTGGTCCTGTGCGTTAAAAGAAAATCCACAAAAGAATATGAGTAACGACCTGACAGGTAATTCCCTGACCAGTAGCACCACTACAACCAGGGATACCGACACGGCCACCCTGGGCACGGGTTGTTTCTGGTGTACAGAAGCTGTTTTTCAACAGCTCAAAGGTGTGCTGAAAGTGACTTCCGGTTATAGCGGAGGCAATGAAGTGAACCCAACCTATAAAGATGTTTCTACCGGAACTACCGGTCATGCAGAAGTGATCCAGGTCGTGTACGATCCTGCTGAGATCACATTCGATGAGCTCCTGGAAGTTTTCTGGCAAACCCATGATCCCACTACCCTGAACCGCCAGGGTAACGATGTTGGCCCGCAGTACCGTAGTGCGATCTTCTATCACAATGCAGAACAGAAAGCAAAAGCGGAGAAATACAAAAAAGAATTAGGAGAAAGCGGTGCATTCGAAAAACCGATCGTAACCGAGATCTCGCCCTACACCGCTTTCTATAAAGCGGAAGATTATCACCAGGATTATTACAATAACAATGGCTCACAGCCTTATTGCTACTATGTGATCCGTCCGAAACTGGAAAAATTCCAAAAAGTTTTCAAGAACAAGATCAGACACTGA
- a CDS encoding FKBP-type peptidyl-prolyl cis-trans isomerase — translation MGIADKLFQMKKEKSEANLKAGQDFLAANKTKPGVVELASGLQYEVITEGDGAKPTAANTVTCHYHGTLIDGTVFDSSVKRGQPASFPLSAVIKGWTEGVALMPLGSKWRFFIPPHLGYGDRQVSAQIGPNSTLIFEVELLGIK, via the coding sequence ATGGGCATTGCAGATAAATTATTCCAGATGAAGAAAGAAAAATCTGAGGCAAACCTGAAAGCCGGACAGGATTTCCTGGCCGCCAACAAAACAAAACCCGGTGTGGTGGAGCTGGCTAGCGGATTGCAATATGAAGTGATCACAGAAGGGGACGGCGCCAAACCCACTGCCGCCAATACTGTTACCTGCCATTATCATGGCACACTGATCGACGGAACTGTTTTTGATAGTTCAGTGAAACGCGGTCAGCCCGCATCTTTCCCGCTCAGCGCGGTGATCAAGGGCTGGACGGAAGGCGTGGCCCTGATGCCGCTGGGCAGCAAATGGCGCTTCTTCATTCCGCCACATCTTGGATATGGCGACAGGCAAGTGAGCGCACAGATCGGGCCCAACAGTACCCTGATCTTCGAGGTGGAATTACTGGGGATCAAATAA